Proteins encoded by one window of Aphis gossypii isolate Hap1 chromosome X, ASM2018417v2, whole genome shotgun sequence:
- the LOC126552207 gene encoding uncharacterized protein LOC126552207, translated as MPVPEIFETQSTSEVTPESVRPYPKAKFNSKVTKKGGRRKGKATIMTDTPEKNEILKRTAEKNKNINRKLFTTEAKKRKEKKKVTKQNIRKKTSFNKENNEEDTFCMICTEYYSNSRSGEDWSQCSKCKYWSHEACATTKFTAYYTCDNREADDEQ; from the coding sequence ATGCCAGTACcagaaatatttgaaacacaGTCAACTTCTGAGGTAACACCTGAAAGTGTAAGGCCTTATCCAAAAGCTAAATTTAACTcaaaagttacaaaaaaagGAGGAAGAAGAAAGGGGAAGGCAACCATTATGACAGACAcaccagaaaaaaatgaaattttaaaaagaaccgctgaaaagaacaaaaatattaatcgtaaACTATTTACCACAGAagctaaaaaaagaaaagaaaagaaaaaagtaacaaaacaaaatatacgcAAAAAAACTTCTTTCAATAAAGAAAACAATGAAGAAGACACTTTTTGTATGATTTGCACAGAATACTATTCAAATAGTAGAAGTGGAGAAGATTGGAGCCAATGTTCCAAGTGTAAATATTGGTCACATGAAGCTTGTGCCACAACTAAATTTACTGCTTATTATACATGTGATAACCGTGAAGCTGAtgatgaacaataa